The Myxococcus fulvus genome has a window encoding:
- a CDS encoding NRDE family protein yields MCTIVILRQVHPEWPLVLAANRDEFYARPTTGPQVLLESPRAVGGRDVERGGTWMGVTNEGLFVGLTNQRGGQGKGPAPRSRGEVVLQALRAASVEGIERYLDTLSGEDFLPFNLLYGDARTLRVAYARTGQAELRREDVPPGIHVLPNDVLDSPELPKVARARVLAQALPHEPWPRFEAGLKHLLGDDLLPPESGTPLPAPGESLPPDFLRRLQALCIHTPAYGTRWSSIVALAPGRVGHYLVSQSAPCEGPWEDITAMLDAPPPTTR; encoded by the coding sequence ATGTGCACCATCGTCATCCTTCGTCAGGTCCACCCCGAATGGCCGCTGGTGCTCGCGGCCAACCGGGACGAGTTCTACGCACGTCCCACGACGGGCCCCCAGGTCCTGCTCGAGTCCCCTCGCGCCGTGGGGGGCCGGGACGTGGAGCGCGGCGGGACGTGGATGGGAGTGACTAACGAGGGCCTCTTCGTGGGCCTGACCAACCAGCGCGGCGGACAGGGGAAGGGCCCGGCCCCCCGCTCGAGGGGAGAGGTGGTCCTCCAGGCGCTGCGGGCCGCCAGCGTGGAGGGCATCGAGCGCTACCTGGACACGCTGTCCGGCGAGGACTTCCTCCCCTTCAACCTCCTCTACGGCGACGCCCGGACGCTGCGGGTCGCCTACGCCAGGACCGGCCAGGCCGAGCTGCGGCGCGAGGACGTCCCTCCGGGCATCCACGTGCTCCCCAATGACGTGCTCGACAGCCCGGAGCTCCCCAAGGTGGCGCGCGCCCGGGTGCTCGCCCAAGCGCTGCCACACGAGCCCTGGCCAAGGTTCGAAGCCGGCCTCAAGCACCTGCTCGGGGACGACCTGCTGCCCCCGGAGAGCGGGACGCCGCTCCCCGCTCCCGGTGAGTCGCTGCCCCCGGACTTCCTGCGACGCCTGCAGGCGCTCTGCATCCATACGCCCGCCTACGGCACGCGCTGGTCCTCCATCGTCGCCCTGGCTCCAGGACGCGTGGGGCATTACCTGGTGTCGCAATCCGCGCCGTGCGAGGGCCCGTGGGAGGACATCACGGCGATGCTCGATGCCCCCCCTCCCACGACGCGCTGA
- a CDS encoding AraC family ligand binding domain-containing protein → MVTEWDGHATAQVWRPGTYPGLVLYRVSGRATTQALHVHDDLQLTLDAGHVQQVCCGGVRLMAPPGSLVVIPPGEVHALHAESGRPGVLCGMLVPVALLRPPSRPSWEEEDPPFVDDLFPGGGAVLDDPDVARDFVALHRALRGLGAEPGAHLWPLLSRLLARLREGRGGLSASWEGGHRASP, encoded by the coding sequence ATGGTGACGGAGTGGGACGGGCATGCGACGGCGCAGGTCTGGCGACCCGGCACATACCCGGGACTGGTTCTGTATCGGGTGAGTGGCCGCGCCACCACGCAGGCCCTGCATGTCCATGACGACCTCCAGCTCACGCTGGATGCGGGGCATGTCCAGCAGGTGTGCTGTGGAGGGGTCCGGCTGATGGCGCCGCCCGGAAGCCTCGTCGTGATTCCTCCAGGCGAGGTCCACGCACTGCACGCCGAGAGCGGTCGACCCGGGGTGCTGTGCGGGATGCTCGTGCCGGTGGCCTTGCTCAGGCCGCCGTCGCGCCCTTCCTGGGAGGAGGAGGACCCGCCGTTCGTCGATGACCTCTTTCCCGGAGGGGGCGCGGTGCTCGACGACCCGGACGTGGCGCGGGACTTCGTGGCGCTGCACCGCGCGCTGCGGGGGCTCGGCGCCGAGCCGGGAGCGCACCTGTGGCCGCTGCTCTCACGGTTGCTGGCGCGCCTGCGCGAGGGGCGCGGTGGGCTCAGCGCGTCGTGGGAGGGGGGGCATCGAGCATCGCCGTGA
- the holA gene encoding DNA polymerase III subunit delta, protein MSSELDDVLAGVKAGKLSPLYLLWGEEFLVRKGADELVKVLVPDAAVGLNLVTLDAGSPREVAQELATMPLFPGRKVVVVRDPEFLAPKKGRGDPLAKAREAWKAGKRKEGARRLLALAARAGWGVDQLDPSAARAPSVEQWKEELNVDLAEADVAFLKEAAAFCKEERISAPEGDASALIELLQKGAPAGHALVMAATEVDAKNPLVKLAQDKGHVVERKVAARHKDLDLSDIAKEFLAPFKKKLGPGALEELKERVGGNIRLLQSELEKLATYSEGPAIERSDVVMLVHHAREEEFFELSEALQKRDFRGALSYAEDAMGQGTHALQLLGAVASIVRTLLESHEWLTRYAGGTPPRTAKDVEARVFPKLEAELKGTKRKMPNAWALTFSMKAAAGYERKELLGALVACAEADLALKSSGNGRLVIERLLATVCLGA, encoded by the coding sequence ATGAGCTCGGAGCTGGATGACGTGCTGGCGGGCGTGAAGGCCGGGAAGCTTTCGCCCCTGTACCTGCTGTGGGGCGAGGAGTTCCTGGTCCGCAAGGGCGCCGACGAGCTGGTCAAGGTGCTGGTGCCCGACGCGGCGGTGGGGCTCAACCTCGTCACGCTGGACGCGGGCAGCCCGCGCGAGGTGGCGCAGGAGCTGGCCACCATGCCGCTGTTCCCCGGCCGCAAGGTCGTGGTGGTGAGGGATCCGGAGTTCCTCGCGCCGAAGAAGGGGCGGGGAGATCCGCTGGCCAAGGCTCGCGAGGCGTGGAAGGCGGGCAAGCGCAAGGAGGGCGCGCGGCGGCTGCTGGCGCTGGCGGCGCGCGCGGGCTGGGGCGTGGACCAGTTGGACCCTTCCGCGGCCAGGGCGCCGTCGGTGGAGCAGTGGAAGGAGGAGCTGAACGTCGACCTCGCCGAGGCGGACGTGGCGTTCCTGAAGGAGGCCGCGGCCTTCTGCAAGGAGGAGCGCATCAGCGCCCCCGAGGGTGACGCCTCCGCGCTCATCGAGCTCCTCCAGAAGGGCGCTCCGGCGGGGCACGCGCTGGTGATGGCGGCCACGGAGGTGGACGCGAAGAACCCGCTGGTGAAGCTGGCGCAGGACAAGGGCCACGTCGTCGAGCGCAAGGTGGCCGCGCGCCACAAGGACCTGGACCTCTCCGACATCGCCAAGGAGTTCCTGGCGCCCTTCAAGAAGAAGCTGGGCCCCGGCGCGCTGGAGGAGCTCAAGGAGCGCGTGGGCGGCAACATCCGCCTGTTGCAGTCGGAGCTGGAGAAGCTCGCCACGTACTCGGAGGGCCCCGCCATCGAGCGCTCCGACGTGGTGATGCTGGTGCACCACGCGCGCGAGGAGGAGTTCTTCGAGCTGTCGGAGGCGCTCCAGAAGCGCGACTTCCGTGGCGCGCTGTCCTACGCGGAGGACGCGATGGGGCAGGGCACGCACGCGCTGCAGCTGTTGGGCGCGGTGGCCTCCATCGTCCGCACGCTGCTGGAGAGCCACGAGTGGCTGACGCGCTACGCGGGAGGCACGCCGCCGCGCACCGCGAAGGACGTGGAGGCCCGGGTGTTCCCCAAGCTGGAGGCGGAGCTGAAGGGCACCAAGCGCAAGATGCCCAACGCGTGGGCGCTCACCTTCAGCATGAAGGCGGCCGCGGGCTACGAGCGCAAGGAGCTGCTGGGCGCGCTGGTGGCGTGCGCGGAGGCGGACCTGGCGCTGAAGTCCTCGGGCAACGGGCGGCTGGTCATCGAGCGGCTCCTGGCCACGGTGTGCCTCGGCGCCTGA
- the holB gene encoding DNA polymerase III subunit delta' — MTLASVLGQPRAIDSLQAALRSGAVHHAYLFAGPEGVGKERAAVGLAQALTCPEQPNVGCGTCASCTRVARGLHPDVTWVMPDDERVSRGLAGRSDFTGTPSRDLRVEQIRQLQERLALRGLESRRKVAILVSAQAMNVQAQNAFLKTLEEPPADTTLVLVASAMDKLLPTIRSRCSKVHFGPLPVELVAERVRTERKLDADTAQLAAIMAGGSLGRALSLDVEALARRKDVVTAFENLRGDNAVGLLRFADEHGGSREDAEATLELLTLWTRDVALAKAGREDALANRDLRQLAVDVGARLSDAWLHRRHALLDGARAAVARNGAPRLQLERMLIDLFTETSR, encoded by the coding sequence ATGACCCTCGCATCGGTGCTGGGACAGCCCCGCGCGATTGATTCACTTCAGGCGGCACTTCGCTCCGGCGCGGTGCACCACGCGTATCTCTTCGCGGGGCCGGAGGGCGTGGGCAAGGAGCGAGCGGCCGTGGGCCTGGCCCAGGCGCTCACCTGCCCCGAGCAGCCGAATGTGGGCTGCGGCACCTGCGCCAGCTGCACGCGCGTGGCGCGCGGCCTCCACCCGGACGTCACGTGGGTGATGCCGGACGACGAGCGCGTGTCGCGAGGCCTCGCGGGGCGCTCGGACTTCACGGGCACGCCGAGCCGCGACCTGCGCGTGGAGCAGATCCGGCAGCTGCAGGAGCGGCTGGCCCTGCGCGGCCTGGAGTCGCGCCGCAAGGTGGCCATCCTCGTCTCCGCGCAGGCGATGAACGTGCAGGCGCAGAACGCGTTCCTCAAGACGCTGGAGGAGCCGCCCGCGGACACCACGCTGGTGCTGGTGGCCAGCGCCATGGACAAGCTGCTGCCCACCATCCGCAGCCGGTGCAGCAAGGTGCACTTCGGCCCGCTGCCGGTGGAGCTGGTCGCCGAGCGCGTGCGCACCGAGCGCAAGCTGGACGCGGACACCGCGCAGCTGGCGGCCATCATGGCCGGAGGCAGCCTGGGCCGCGCGCTGTCGCTGGACGTGGAGGCGCTGGCCCGCCGCAAGGACGTGGTGACGGCCTTCGAGAACCTGCGCGGCGACAACGCGGTGGGGCTGTTGCGCTTCGCGGACGAGCACGGCGGCTCGCGCGAGGACGCGGAGGCGACGCTGGAGCTGTTGACGCTCTGGACGCGCGACGTGGCCCTGGCCAAGGCGGGCCGCGAGGACGCGCTGGCGAACCGCGACCTGCGCCAGCTGGCGGTGGACGTGGGCGCGCGGCTGTCCGATGCGTGGCTGCACCGTCGCCATGCGTTGCTCGACGGCGCGCGCGCGGCGGTGGCCCGCAACGGCGCGCCCCGGCTGCAGCTGGAGCGGATGCTCATCGACCTGTTCACGGAGACGTCCCGATGA
- a CDS encoding mechanosensitive ion channel family protein — MLPFLQSNLSLAVGAILALVLLGTRASSQDADLKRDLTGALRLMVMFLILRVGAWALPATTPPGPMKALQVAWMLTFAFGVIRAGVGFGLKLARLRSTSVATPKILRNVIDFLLYTLAAVPILQTQLDLDLTGLVATSAVLSVVIGLALQETLGNLFAGLSLQLDKPFEVGDFVRIGEHVGRVAQVNWRSIRIMTFRRELVTLPNSMVAKEQLKTFNQDREPVGVDTQVRASYDTPPNVMKAALLDVAREIPQVLVDPAPIARTLAFDEQSVRYMLRFFVNDFSLADALIAEVHTRLWYRLRRDGVEPPVPHRVVRMREDAARPELPAHTVLRLLRAVDLFEPLKDADLERLGQEVHVRRFGRDEHIIQEGDDGRTFYVLASGEVSVRAGKSQSEVTRLGQGGYFGEMSLLTGEKRAATVVALEDSLLLEVDRPTFARLFGEHPHLARQLSSILAQRRTQLRAVAQASGATGDPIPAEVGRILGRLRQIFGLHGAHHE; from the coding sequence TTGCTGCCTTTCCTCCAGAGCAATCTGTCCCTGGCCGTCGGCGCGATATTGGCGCTGGTGCTGCTGGGAACCCGGGCCTCCAGCCAGGACGCGGACCTGAAGCGGGACCTCACCGGGGCCCTGCGGCTGATGGTGATGTTCCTCATCCTGCGCGTGGGCGCCTGGGCGCTGCCCGCCACCACGCCGCCCGGGCCGATGAAGGCGCTGCAGGTCGCCTGGATGCTGACGTTCGCCTTCGGCGTCATCCGCGCGGGCGTGGGCTTCGGCCTGAAGCTGGCGAGGCTGCGCTCCACGTCGGTGGCGACGCCCAAGATTCTCCGCAACGTCATCGACTTCCTGCTCTACACGCTCGCCGCGGTCCCCATCCTCCAGACGCAGCTGGACCTGGACCTGACGGGCCTGGTCGCCACGTCCGCGGTGCTGTCGGTGGTCATCGGTCTGGCGCTCCAGGAGACGCTGGGCAACCTCTTCGCGGGCCTGTCCTTGCAATTGGACAAGCCCTTCGAGGTCGGCGACTTCGTGCGCATCGGCGAGCACGTGGGGCGCGTGGCGCAGGTCAACTGGCGCTCCATCCGCATCATGACGTTCCGCCGCGAGCTGGTGACGCTGCCCAACTCCATGGTGGCCAAGGAGCAGCTCAAGACGTTCAACCAGGACCGCGAGCCGGTGGGCGTGGACACGCAGGTGCGCGCCTCGTACGACACCCCGCCCAACGTGATGAAGGCGGCCCTGCTGGACGTCGCGCGGGAGATTCCACAGGTGCTCGTGGACCCCGCGCCCATCGCCCGCACGCTCGCGTTCGACGAGCAGTCGGTGCGCTACATGCTGCGCTTCTTCGTGAACGACTTCTCGCTCGCGGACGCGCTCATCGCGGAGGTGCACACGCGGCTGTGGTACCGGCTGCGCAGGGATGGCGTCGAGCCGCCCGTGCCCCACCGCGTGGTGCGCATGCGCGAGGACGCGGCCCGGCCGGAGCTCCCCGCGCACACGGTGCTGCGCCTCTTGCGCGCGGTGGACCTGTTCGAGCCCCTGAAGGACGCGGACCTGGAGCGGCTGGGCCAGGAGGTCCACGTGCGCCGCTTCGGCCGCGACGAGCACATCATCCAGGAGGGTGACGACGGCCGGACGTTCTACGTGCTCGCCTCCGGCGAGGTCAGCGTGCGCGCCGGCAAGTCCCAATCCGAGGTGACGCGGCTGGGCCAGGGCGGCTACTTCGGCGAGATGTCGCTGCTCACCGGCGAGAAGCGCGCCGCCACGGTGGTGGCCCTGGAGGACTCGCTGCTGCTCGAGGTGGACCGGCCCACCTTCGCGCGGCTGTTCGGCGAGCACCCCCACCTGGCCCGGCAGCTCTCCTCCATCCTCGCGCAGCGGCGCACCCAGCTGCGCGCCGTGGCCCAGGCCAGCGGCGCCACCGGGGACCCCATCCCCGCCGAGGTGGGCCGCATCCTCGGCCGCCTGCGGCAGATCTTCGGCCTGCACGGCGCCCACCACGAGTAG
- a CDS encoding ABC transporter permease: MDSLRQDFRYALRTLRHTPGFTLAAVVTLALAIGANTVLFSAIHAMLLKPLPFREPETLVRLWCEQQDFLHASVSPPELLGWREHGRSFEQLAGFTRRDLSRTGADAAERVRAARVTTNFFQTLGVTPAHGRDFQQEDAQPDNPPSSVVVSHAFWKKALGGASDAVGGTVQLDGRTYTVVGVLPEGFSFPDFGEDVDVWQPHWLNPEAHGNHYMGIVGRMAPGVTLEAATADLERVAQLIARPGAPGDKHHGVTTDLWQRHLTSSSRPVLWALWAAVGFVLLIACANVANLLLVRALARQRDSAIRAALGASRGRRIQQALAESVLLGLVGGLVGLLLVMWGMELVRALLPPSMLRMTPVELSVPALLFSVALSLGAGLLFGLAPALHTSGADVLPLLKQSGSAVGARANHPLRNALVAVQLALALVLLVGTVLMVQTLRNMQAVDPGFDAEGVLHVRLALPDLKYGSLDKQRGFFADYLERLRALPNVEAVGMVNDAPLGGSNTNGDFVLEGAPQDPGRRYVTEFRVASPGYFQALRAALREGRDFDGRDSQKGAPSVIVNEAFVRKFLGGGEALGRRIRVDWSDSQPFRDIVGVVADVRHNRLTEPAQPEVYLPYEQYPVPTMSLLLRTSREPSTLVAAVRQELKAVDAEQPAYDVAPFVDRMDRQVSRPLATARLLAAFAALAVVLAGVGVYGVMAYAVGQRTRELGIRLALGAHPRQVLGLVMRQGLMLTLLGVGVGLLAAFGCMRLLATLLYGVKANEPVVFLGVAAALGLVSLLATWIPALRASRVSPSVSLRAE; encoded by the coding sequence ATGGACTCGCTTCGTCAGGACTTCCGCTACGCGCTGCGCACGCTGAGGCACACGCCGGGCTTCACCCTGGCCGCCGTGGTGACACTGGCGCTGGCCATCGGCGCGAACACCGTCCTCTTCAGCGCCATCCACGCGATGCTGCTCAAGCCCCTGCCCTTCCGGGAACCGGAGACGCTCGTGCGGCTGTGGTGCGAGCAACAGGACTTCCTGCACGCGTCGGTGTCTCCCCCCGAGCTGCTCGGCTGGCGTGAGCATGGCCGGTCCTTCGAGCAGCTCGCCGGCTTCACCCGCAGGGACCTCAGCCGGACGGGAGCAGACGCCGCCGAGCGCGTCCGTGCGGCCCGCGTCACCACGAACTTCTTCCAGACGCTCGGCGTGACGCCCGCGCACGGGCGGGACTTCCAGCAGGAGGACGCGCAGCCGGACAACCCTCCGAGCTCGGTGGTGGTGAGCCACGCCTTCTGGAAGAAGGCGCTCGGCGGGGCCTCGGACGCGGTGGGCGGGACGGTGCAGCTGGATGGGCGCACGTACACCGTGGTGGGGGTGCTGCCGGAGGGCTTCAGCTTCCCGGACTTCGGCGAGGACGTCGACGTGTGGCAGCCCCACTGGCTGAACCCGGAGGCGCATGGCAACCACTACATGGGCATCGTCGGGAGGATGGCTCCGGGCGTCACGCTCGAGGCGGCGACCGCGGACCTGGAGCGGGTGGCCCAGCTCATCGCCCGCCCGGGCGCGCCGGGCGACAAGCACCACGGCGTGACGACGGACCTGTGGCAGCGCCACCTCACGTCCAGCTCGCGGCCGGTGCTGTGGGCGCTCTGGGCGGCGGTGGGCTTCGTGCTGCTCATCGCCTGCGCCAACGTGGCCAACCTCCTGCTGGTGCGGGCCCTGGCGCGGCAGCGGGACAGCGCCATCCGCGCGGCGCTCGGGGCCAGCCGGGGACGGCGCATCCAGCAGGCGCTGGCGGAGAGCGTGCTCCTGGGCCTCGTGGGCGGGCTGGTGGGCTTGCTGCTCGTGATGTGGGGAATGGAGCTGGTGCGCGCGCTCCTGCCGCCCTCGATGCTGCGCATGACGCCGGTGGAGCTGAGCGTGCCCGCGCTCCTGTTCAGCGTGGCGCTCTCGCTCGGCGCCGGGTTGCTCTTCGGCCTGGCGCCCGCGCTGCACACCTCCGGCGCGGACGTGCTGCCGCTGCTCAAGCAGTCGGGGAGCGCGGTGGGGGCGCGGGCCAACCACCCGCTGCGCAACGCGCTGGTGGCCGTGCAGCTCGCCCTGGCGCTGGTGCTGCTGGTGGGCACGGTGTTGATGGTGCAGACGCTGCGCAACATGCAGGCGGTGGACCCCGGCTTCGACGCGGAGGGCGTGCTGCACGTGCGGCTGGCGCTGCCGGACCTCAAGTACGGCAGCCTCGACAAGCAGCGCGGCTTCTTCGCCGACTACCTCGAGCGCCTGCGCGCGCTGCCGAATGTGGAGGCCGTGGGCATGGTCAACGACGCGCCGCTGGGCGGGAGCAACACCAACGGCGACTTCGTGCTGGAGGGGGCACCCCAGGACCCGGGCCGGCGCTATGTCACGGAGTTCCGCGTGGCCTCCCCGGGCTACTTCCAGGCCCTGCGCGCCGCGCTGCGCGAGGGCCGCGACTTCGACGGCCGCGACTCCCAGAAGGGCGCCCCCAGCGTCATCGTCAACGAGGCCTTCGTGCGCAAGTTCCTCGGAGGCGGCGAGGCCCTGGGTCGCAGGATTCGCGTGGACTGGAGCGACAGCCAGCCCTTCCGCGACATCGTCGGCGTGGTGGCGGACGTGCGTCACAATCGCCTGACGGAGCCCGCCCAGCCGGAGGTCTACCTGCCGTACGAGCAGTACCCGGTGCCCACCATGTCCCTCCTGCTGCGCACCTCGCGCGAGCCCTCCACTTTGGTCGCCGCCGTGCGCCAGGAGCTCAAGGCGGTGGACGCGGAGCAGCCCGCGTACGACGTGGCCCCGTTCGTCGACCGGATGGACCGGCAGGTGTCCCGGCCCCTGGCGACGGCGCGGCTGCTCGCGGCCTTCGCGGCGCTCGCCGTGGTGCTCGCGGGCGTGGGCGTCTATGGCGTCATGGCCTACGCGGTGGGCCAGCGTACCCGGGAGCTGGGAATCCGCCTGGCATTGGGCGCCCACCCCAGACAGGTGCTCGGGCTGGTGATGCGTCAGGGCCTCATGCTCACGCTGCTGGGCGTGGGAGTGGGCCTGCTGGCCGCCTTCGGCTGCATGCGACTGCTCGCGACGCTCCTCTATGGTGTGAAGGCCAATGAGCCGGTCGTGTTCCTGGGAGTCGCGGCGGCGCTGGGGTTGGTGTCGCTCTTGGCCACGTGGATTCCCGCGCTGCGCGCCAGCCGGGTGTCACCGTCCGTGTCACTGCGCGCGGAGTAG
- a CDS encoding acyltransferase, with the protein MARLKLRRCQEIGDSPTVLGRVWIHGAGRVLVGHRVVLDGRLAPIELHAMSPQSVIILGDDAHIEGGASLEALSSISVGRGARLGPFSKVMDNQHHPLRGNRHERPPSVPLVIEEGVTVGSRAILLPGAQLQKGCTVAPGTVISRRIPAGVTVGGAPARVLRREVMG; encoded by the coding sequence ATGGCGCGCCTGAAGTTGAGGCGCTGTCAGGAGATAGGGGACTCGCCCACGGTGCTGGGCCGCGTGTGGATCCACGGCGCGGGCCGGGTGCTGGTGGGACACCGAGTGGTGCTGGATGGACGGCTGGCGCCCATCGAGCTGCACGCCATGTCGCCCCAGAGCGTCATCATCCTGGGGGACGACGCCCACATCGAGGGCGGCGCGTCGCTGGAGGCGCTCAGCTCGATTTCGGTGGGACGGGGCGCCAGGCTGGGGCCGTTCAGCAAGGTGATGGACAACCAACATCACCCGCTGAGGGGAAACCGCCATGAGCGGCCTCCGTCGGTGCCCCTGGTCATCGAGGAGGGCGTGACGGTGGGCAGTCGTGCCATCCTGTTGCCGGGCGCGCAGCTGCAGAAGGGCTGCACCGTGGCGCCCGGCACCGTCATCTCGCGTCGGATTCCGGCGGGGGTGACGGTGGGGGGCGCGCCCGCGAGGGTGCTGCGCAGGGAGGTGATGGGATGA
- a CDS encoding acyltransferase, with the protein MTSRSPFVRIPEVVAQLEEMGRAARPRAERAVAMVRARWQFRAVQSLGRNVAAYGPVSVHNEGEIVLGDRLTFSGGMLPSSLVCHPGGRLAIGNETQFNYGVCLEAWHSVSVGARCMFASFVRVGDRDGLHTAPIIIEDDVWVAHGAIIMPGVRVGARSVVAAGSIVTQDVPPDTLAMGNPARNMSLELVARDTGS; encoded by the coding sequence ATGACGTCGCGTAGCCCATTCGTCCGGATTCCCGAAGTGGTCGCCCAGCTGGAGGAGATGGGTCGGGCGGCCCGGCCTCGCGCCGAGCGCGCGGTGGCGATGGTGCGCGCGCGCTGGCAGTTCCGCGCCGTCCAGTCGCTGGGCCGCAACGTGGCGGCCTACGGGCCGGTGAGCGTGCACAACGAGGGGGAGATCGTCCTCGGGGACCGGCTCACCTTCTCCGGCGGGATGCTGCCCAGCTCGCTCGTGTGCCACCCGGGGGGGCGGCTCGCCATCGGGAACGAGACGCAGTTCAACTACGGGGTGTGCCTGGAGGCCTGGCACTCGGTGAGCGTGGGGGCGCGGTGCATGTTCGCGTCGTTCGTGCGCGTGGGGGACCGGGATGGGCTCCACACCGCGCCCATCATCATCGAGGACGATGTCTGGGTGGCGCACGGCGCCATCATCATGCCCGGCGTGCGCGTGGGAGCGCGCTCGGTGGTCGCCGCCGGGAGCATCGTCACCCAGGACGTGCCGCCCGATACGCTGGCCATGGGCAACCCCGCGCGCAACATGAGCCTGGAGCTGGTGGCCCGCGACACGGGCAGCTGA
- a CDS encoding acyl carrier protein encodes MSIRERIRTFIVDTFFVDDFGDDDSFLRKGLIDSTGMMELVAFLESDLGIKLEDKELVPENLDSLTRVVAFVERKQNQRLPQAG; translated from the coding sequence GTGAGCATTCGTGAACGCATCCGTACATTCATCGTCGACACGTTCTTCGTGGACGACTTCGGCGATGACGACTCCTTCCTGCGCAAGGGGCTCATCGACTCCACGGGGATGATGGAGCTGGTGGCGTTCCTGGAGTCGGACCTGGGCATCAAGCTGGAGGACAAGGAGCTGGTTCCGGAGAACCTGGACTCGCTGACGCGCGTGGTGGCGTTCGTCGAGCGCAAGCAGAACCAGCGCCTGCCGCAAGCGGGCTGA